A single window of Aminobacterium mobile DSM 12262 DNA harbors:
- a CDS encoding Ig-like domain-containing alpha-2-macroglobulin family protein → MKKKFAQLLVAIGLLLLMAPDCCWGASDFTVKDFKPEGTVTGTPLFTAVFSTPVVEDSLKGQKVAAEEFPFSIYPSVPGEGRWDDEKTFIFKPLAPLLPATAYRVEFKEGARDRGGRLLAGRHSFVFQTQPLSFVDARQIDFSEDGIATVELSFSLPVSPIRIRGFVTLQDQYGRNIPYSVAGEHPSTSITLTTDYISGEKLKLSIAAGLTSERGPLGLEKAIVHEIPLSAALSIRSSWAYQQSPQQGVIMFQTTTPVHMGTIKNFISLEPHIPFSINPEYSGFSVAGPFLPRQRYSVTIKKGLPARSSSGGKLTEDFTKAFIFPDLEPSVSFPTAGMFLSPAGDLRIPVEAVNMEEIEIALWRLYENNISYSVISGTDSIPRELSRLIIQKKAEIKGRPNATERRALDLRSLAEGQKGVFLLTAKSTDPNAWQEAQQIVTVTDIGIVTRLYNEGIMVWANSIRDLKPISRGTVKIYSRSNQLIAEGKTGRDGIFMLHRTDSWNDSLRPFLVTVEKDSDLSFLRIDRNVLADNGFDIGGRPYLRKGYEAFCFAPRNLFRPGEEATFKAILRNGDREAPKPFPVLVAIRSAEGKEVAKSTVELSENGTLLFSCRLPEATPTGTYQFSVFLPGDEKKPLGQMFFYIQEFAPPRLEVSVEGDAKKIVPGDTTKISLTSKYLFGAPASDLPWEAEVRTIAVPFSHPQWGAYVFGDGEKTADEFTDFLGQGALDSNGKGEISYSLREGLQAPSLLNFLFTAKVREEGGRWVPHTLTIPCYPTPYMIGVEKAKGMPEPGKPFELRVAAVTPEGEAAPIETITASVSKIMKHYTLKRYGDQTRMEEQEELGTPEEKILPLVKGVGTFTFTPQDSGEYLVRFEEKESGSSASTRIEAWYPFGEGKGSPLIDRILLSTDKDKYVPGETATIQIRSPFKGTLLFTVETDKQLSRKIVELESGEITIPVKVTEEMVPNAYCTAWILRPVAETGDETWGSHRALGSVPLIVDGPENHLSITVEGPEESEPGSEVSFTLSLTDYRGKPIQGDIAVALVDEGILGLSGYKTPAPEEFFLGKRELSIFTNDMYDLLMPLESRETPLLHPAGGGSAEAMYAAMGGLLSPLLTGRSLEILSLFEGKISTDGNGKAVVTFKLPEFSGKGRLMAVATGGAAFGSISRPLTIQRDVVLEPSLPKAVAPGDIFESIFSVFSRKDKEEKVIVTIKDMKGVTLERAEKSFELTIPAQGRLSRSFSFKALPQASIGGITFETKWGDRSFITHREITIRPPYPRISITKNGMIATEGNHPLALDQTWFPGTQKGGLTLSGLPTANLSGALNFLRSYPWGCLEQTVSSAWPLLVLPDLVKSTDPTLASDAEIKQQIVDTLRQLSALQLFDGSFTTWRGNNVPDRWGSVYAAHFLVEATRQGLLVPENMVGGALSYLRQILALSDEEGAEGFSTRAYAAFVLSLYGEPPLGWMDHLQSFRDKMTLSGRILLAGAYALYQKNTDPLKSLGGILPTMEKEGTMGATLESPWRNKAFLLLIWNLVDPLAPETTTLAAEFMAQVEKNGWDTTQENGLALLALGRYLEGTQTIQKGPFTASVILPNGNVGATINQETRASLNLDTVEGKELTLRLEGTGQVYYGMVLSGVPEKAVESYDHGIQVRRTYTNRQGVKLEKNVAVQHGDKITVTLQIIPAGPVSMLVLSDILPGGLEIESTGDGAKEALDTVNIRKEQRDDRLILFVSGLKEPLEYTYTVRAVSRGSFVIPPVTVEDMYNPGIKSLYGGGSLQVQ, encoded by the coding sequence ATGAAGAAAAAATTCGCTCAACTCCTCGTAGCAATTGGCCTCCTTTTATTAATGGCGCCAGATTGTTGCTGGGGAGCTTCCGATTTTACAGTCAAAGATTTTAAGCCGGAAGGGACAGTAACGGGAACGCCTCTTTTTACCGCCGTTTTTTCCACTCCCGTAGTGGAAGATTCTTTAAAGGGGCAAAAGGTTGCAGCAGAAGAATTCCCATTTTCTATCTACCCATCCGTTCCTGGAGAAGGGCGATGGGATGACGAAAAAACCTTTATATTCAAGCCGTTAGCCCCCCTCCTCCCAGCCACTGCTTATCGCGTTGAGTTCAAAGAAGGGGCTCGAGATCGGGGAGGACGTCTCCTTGCTGGGCGCCACTCCTTTGTCTTCCAAACTCAACCTCTTTCTTTCGTAGATGCTCGGCAAATTGACTTTTCAGAAGATGGAATTGCCACAGTTGAACTCTCTTTTTCCCTACCTGTCTCCCCTATACGAATCAGGGGGTTTGTTACATTACAGGACCAGTACGGGCGAAATATTCCTTACTCAGTCGCCGGCGAACATCCTTCCACATCCATAACTCTCACCACCGACTATATTTCCGGTGAAAAACTGAAGCTTTCTATTGCCGCCGGGTTAACGAGTGAACGTGGTCCTTTAGGCCTTGAAAAAGCCATAGTGCACGAAATTCCTCTCTCTGCTGCGTTATCCATCCGAAGTTCATGGGCATATCAACAGAGTCCTCAGCAGGGTGTCATTATGTTCCAAACAACAACTCCCGTTCATATGGGAACGATAAAAAATTTCATCTCTCTGGAACCCCATATTCCTTTCAGCATCAACCCTGAATATAGCGGGTTTTCTGTCGCTGGCCCATTTCTTCCCAGACAACGGTACAGTGTGACCATAAAAAAGGGACTTCCCGCCCGAAGTTCTTCTGGGGGGAAGCTCACTGAAGACTTCACAAAGGCTTTTATTTTTCCAGATCTCGAACCTTCTGTTTCCTTCCCTACCGCAGGAATGTTTCTATCCCCGGCGGGGGATCTTCGAATACCTGTAGAAGCTGTGAATATGGAAGAAATAGAGATTGCCCTATGGCGTCTCTATGAAAATAACATCTCTTATTCCGTAATCTCTGGAACTGACTCTATTCCTCGGGAACTATCCCGATTAATCATTCAGAAAAAGGCTGAAATAAAAGGAAGGCCAAATGCCACAGAACGACGAGCATTAGATCTTCGTTCTTTAGCTGAAGGGCAAAAAGGCGTATTTCTTCTTACAGCTAAGAGTACGGATCCCAATGCCTGGCAAGAAGCTCAACAGATTGTAACTGTTACTGACATAGGTATCGTAACTCGCCTCTACAACGAAGGGATTATGGTTTGGGCCAACTCTATTCGTGATCTGAAGCCTATTTCAAGGGGCACTGTGAAAATATACTCTCGAAGCAATCAACTTATAGCCGAAGGGAAAACTGGCCGAGACGGAATTTTTATGCTCCATCGTACAGACTCTTGGAATGACAGTCTTCGTCCCTTTTTGGTTACTGTAGAAAAAGATAGCGATCTCTCTTTCCTCCGCATAGATCGAAATGTTTTGGCAGATAACGGATTTGATATTGGAGGGCGCCCATACCTTCGTAAAGGATATGAGGCCTTTTGTTTCGCCCCTCGAAACCTTTTCAGGCCAGGAGAAGAAGCGACCTTTAAAGCTATTCTTCGTAATGGCGACCGTGAAGCTCCGAAACCATTTCCTGTCCTTGTAGCCATACGTTCAGCAGAAGGGAAAGAAGTGGCAAAATCTACAGTAGAGCTTTCAGAAAACGGGACGTTGCTCTTCTCATGTCGTCTCCCGGAAGCTACGCCTACAGGAACATATCAGTTCTCCGTATTCCTCCCTGGCGATGAAAAAAAGCCTCTGGGACAAATGTTTTTTTATATACAAGAGTTTGCTCCACCTCGCCTTGAAGTCTCTGTAGAAGGAGATGCGAAAAAAATTGTTCCTGGCGATACGACAAAAATATCCCTTACATCAAAATACCTCTTCGGCGCCCCAGCCTCCGATCTCCCGTGGGAGGCTGAAGTACGAACTATTGCAGTCCCCTTCTCCCATCCTCAGTGGGGAGCTTATGTCTTCGGTGATGGAGAAAAAACCGCTGACGAGTTTACTGATTTTCTTGGTCAAGGAGCCCTCGACAGCAATGGGAAAGGGGAGATCTCTTACTCTTTGAGAGAAGGACTTCAAGCCCCGTCTCTTTTAAACTTTCTCTTCACTGCTAAAGTCAGAGAAGAGGGTGGAAGATGGGTTCCTCATACTCTTACAATCCCTTGTTATCCTACCCCCTATATGATAGGCGTCGAAAAAGCAAAGGGGATGCCGGAACCGGGGAAACCCTTCGAGCTTCGGGTAGCTGCCGTTACGCCGGAAGGAGAAGCCGCTCCTATAGAGACAATAACAGCCTCCGTTTCAAAAATTATGAAACATTACACCCTTAAACGGTATGGCGATCAGACACGGATGGAAGAACAGGAAGAGCTTGGAACTCCTGAAGAAAAAATTCTCCCATTGGTGAAAGGCGTGGGCACTTTTACATTTACGCCACAGGATTCTGGAGAATATCTCGTGCGATTTGAGGAGAAAGAGAGCGGAAGCTCAGCCTCTACACGTATCGAAGCATGGTATCCCTTTGGAGAAGGAAAAGGTTCACCTCTTATAGATAGGATTCTGCTCTCTACCGACAAGGATAAGTACGTTCCTGGCGAAACCGCCACAATCCAGATCCGTTCTCCCTTCAAGGGAACATTGCTTTTTACCGTAGAAACAGACAAACAGCTTTCCCGGAAAATCGTGGAGCTTGAGTCGGGAGAAATCACTATTCCCGTGAAAGTTACGGAAGAAATGGTCCCCAACGCCTATTGCACTGCCTGGATTCTGCGCCCTGTGGCTGAAACAGGTGATGAGACATGGGGATCCCACCGGGCTCTGGGTTCTGTTCCCCTTATTGTAGACGGGCCAGAAAACCATTTATCCATTACCGTAGAGGGACCCGAAGAATCAGAACCTGGCTCAGAGGTCTCTTTTACCCTCAGCCTTACCGACTATCGTGGGAAACCCATACAGGGAGACATAGCCGTCGCCCTTGTAGACGAAGGGATTTTAGGCCTTTCTGGGTATAAAACTCCGGCACCTGAAGAATTTTTCCTCGGGAAAAGGGAGCTATCTATCTTTACAAATGACATGTACGACCTGCTCATGCCTTTGGAGTCACGGGAAACGCCGCTTCTCCACCCAGCAGGTGGCGGAAGCGCTGAGGCCATGTATGCCGCTATGGGAGGTCTCTTATCTCCCCTCCTCACTGGACGTTCTCTTGAGATTCTCTCTCTCTTTGAGGGGAAAATCAGTACTGACGGGAACGGCAAGGCTGTTGTGACCTTCAAATTGCCTGAATTTAGCGGGAAGGGACGTCTCATGGCTGTAGCCACGGGAGGAGCAGCTTTTGGCTCCATCTCCCGCCCTCTTACGATCCAGAGAGACGTGGTTTTAGAACCCTCTCTGCCGAAAGCTGTAGCACCTGGCGATATATTCGAATCGATTTTCTCTGTCTTTTCAAGAAAAGATAAGGAAGAAAAGGTGATCGTTACCATTAAAGATATGAAAGGTGTCACTCTGGAAAGGGCGGAAAAATCTTTTGAGCTTACTATTCCTGCCCAAGGGCGCCTCTCTCGTTCTTTCTCTTTCAAAGCTCTCCCCCAGGCAAGCATAGGAGGGATAACATTTGAAACAAAATGGGGGGATAGGTCATTTATCACCCATCGGGAAATTACCATCAGACCTCCCTATCCCCGTATCAGCATTACGAAAAATGGGATGATAGCTACAGAAGGAAACCATCCTCTGGCTCTTGATCAAACGTGGTTCCCTGGAACGCAAAAAGGGGGGTTGACCCTTTCAGGCCTTCCTACAGCCAATCTTTCCGGAGCCCTTAACTTCCTTCGCTCTTACCCGTGGGGCTGTCTGGAACAAACTGTATCTTCCGCATGGCCTCTTCTTGTTTTGCCAGATCTTGTAAAAAGCACAGATCCAACTCTCGCATCTGACGCCGAGATAAAACAACAGATTGTCGACACCCTTCGCCAACTTTCAGCTCTCCAGCTTTTTGATGGCAGCTTCACCACATGGCGAGGAAACAACGTTCCTGACAGATGGGGAAGTGTCTATGCTGCTCATTTCCTTGTAGAAGCAACAAGGCAAGGTCTTCTCGTTCCTGAGAATATGGTAGGGGGAGCCCTCTCATATTTGCGGCAGATCCTTGCTTTAAGCGACGAGGAAGGAGCAGAAGGCTTCTCTACGCGAGCATACGCTGCCTTTGTTCTTTCTCTCTACGGGGAACCACCCTTAGGGTGGATGGATCATCTCCAGAGCTTTCGAGATAAAATGACATTATCTGGACGGATCCTTCTTGCTGGAGCATACGCCCTCTACCAGAAAAATACGGATCCTCTCAAGAGCCTTGGGGGTATCCTTCCAACTATGGAAAAAGAAGGAACTATGGGAGCTACACTAGAAAGCCCCTGGCGAAATAAGGCGTTCCTGCTCCTCATATGGAACCTTGTCGATCCCCTTGCTCCTGAAACAACAACGCTAGCCGCCGAATTCATGGCTCAGGTTGAAAAAAATGGATGGGACACCACCCAAGAGAATGGCTTGGCTCTGTTAGCATTGGGGCGGTATCTGGAAGGGACTCAAACAATTCAAAAAGGCCCCTTTACAGCTAGCGTTATTCTTCCAAATGGGAACGTAGGAGCTACGATCAATCAAGAGACTCGAGCCTCCCTCAATCTCGATACCGTAGAAGGGAAAGAACTCACCCTTCGCCTCGAAGGGACGGGGCAAGTCTACTACGGCATGGTTCTTTCAGGAGTACCCGAAAAAGCCGTGGAGAGCTACGACCATGGCATTCAAGTGAGACGAACCTACACGAACAGGCAAGGAGTCAAGCTTGAAAAGAATGTGGCAGTCCAACATGGAGACAAGATAACCGTCACCCTACAGATTATTCCTGCTGGTCCAGTTTCCATGCTGGTCCTAAGCGATATTTTGCCTGGCGGGCTGGAAATTGAATCAACTGGAGATGGAGCGAAAGAGGCCCTCGATACTGTTAATATCCGGAAAGAACAACGGGATGACCGGCTTATACTCTTTGTTTCCGGCCTTAAAGAACCCCTGGAATATACATACACCGTCCGAGCCGTTTCTCGCGGATCTTTCGTCATTCCCCCTGTCACTGTGGAAGACATGTATAATCCAGGAATAAAGAGCCTTTACGGCGGAGGATCGTTACAGGTTCAATAA
- the clpB gene encoding ATP-dependent chaperone ClpB, which yields MDISKFTRKSQEALSSAQDMAVSWGHQEVDGEHLLLALLGQPEGLIPRLLQKMGIPVESVTRDIKKELEKRPKISGPGIEPGKIYISRRLSQLLVQAQERAERLKDEYVSVEHIFSCFLEEGNATAAGRILSQYHISQGNFLETLTSVRGAQRVSSDNPEATYEALERYGRDLVKMARSGKLDPVIGRDEEVRRVIRILSRKTKNNPVLIGDPGVGKTAIVEGLAQRIVRGDVPEGLKDRTIFALDMGALVAGAKFRGEFEERLKAVLNEIKESNGEIILFIDELHTIVGAGAAEGAIDAGNMLKPMLARGELHCIGATTIDEYRKHIEKDAALARRFQPVLVEQPNVEDTISILRGLKERYEVHHGVKIRDNALVAAAVLSNRYITDRFLPDKAIDLVDEACAMIRTEIDSLPAELDAASRKVMQLEIEEAALRKEKDEASLERLKNLQKELQEAREEADSLRAQYEKEKEKIGAVRSLREEIDTVKRDIEKAEREYDLNKAAELKHGRLPELQRRLKQEEERLATSHENTSLLREEVTEDEVAEIVSRWTGVPVTRLMEGEREKLLKLDEILHQRVVGQDEAVQLVADAVMRARAGIKDPRRPVGSFIFLGPTGVGKTELAKTLAEALFDSEENMIRIDMSEYMEKFSVSRLIGAPPGYVGYEEGGQLTEAVRRRPYSVILFDEIEKAHQDVFNVLLQILDDGRVTDSRGHVVDFKNTVIIMTSNIGAHFLLEGITSDGQIEDQAREAVMAELRQSFRPEFLNRVDDIVLFKPLQKHEIRQIVKLLVRELQNRLKDQRIDLELSDEAADYIVEAGYDPVFGARPLKRFIMRQLETKMARALISGEVREGSKVYVTVKGGELAFQMTSLYPDSETQM from the coding sequence ATGGATATTTCCAAATTTACAAGAAAATCACAAGAAGCACTTTCTTCAGCTCAAGATATGGCTGTGAGCTGGGGACATCAAGAGGTAGATGGTGAGCATTTACTCCTAGCTCTTTTGGGACAACCTGAAGGACTGATTCCGAGGCTTCTTCAAAAAATGGGAATCCCTGTAGAGAGTGTAACGAGAGATATTAAGAAAGAACTCGAGAAGAGGCCGAAGATTTCCGGTCCCGGGATTGAGCCGGGGAAAATCTATATTTCGCGGCGGTTATCCCAACTTTTAGTTCAGGCTCAGGAAAGAGCCGAGCGTTTAAAAGACGAGTATGTTTCTGTAGAGCACATTTTCTCATGCTTCCTTGAAGAAGGAAATGCAACTGCTGCCGGAAGGATTTTGTCACAATATCATATTTCCCAGGGAAATTTCCTGGAGACGCTCACTTCTGTTCGTGGTGCTCAGAGAGTAAGTAGCGATAATCCTGAAGCTACATATGAGGCCTTGGAGCGCTATGGGCGAGATCTTGTGAAAATGGCAAGGTCTGGAAAGCTAGACCCGGTCATTGGCCGAGACGAAGAGGTTCGACGGGTTATACGAATTTTAAGCCGAAAAACGAAAAATAACCCAGTACTTATTGGAGATCCTGGAGTGGGTAAAACTGCTATTGTAGAAGGATTGGCCCAACGAATAGTGCGAGGTGATGTGCCAGAAGGGCTTAAGGATCGTACTATTTTTGCTCTCGATATGGGGGCGTTGGTAGCAGGAGCCAAGTTTAGAGGAGAGTTTGAGGAGCGATTAAAGGCTGTTTTGAACGAAATAAAGGAAAGCAATGGCGAAATTATTCTCTTCATTGATGAGCTTCATACCATTGTGGGAGCCGGAGCGGCTGAAGGAGCCATTGATGCAGGAAATATGTTGAAGCCTATGCTTGCAAGAGGAGAGCTTCATTGTATTGGTGCCACTACTATCGATGAATATCGAAAGCATATTGAGAAAGATGCGGCCTTGGCACGGCGTTTCCAGCCTGTTCTTGTAGAGCAGCCAAATGTGGAAGACACGATTTCTATTTTGCGAGGGTTGAAAGAACGGTATGAAGTGCATCACGGGGTCAAGATTAGAGATAATGCCCTTGTTGCTGCGGCTGTACTGTCGAATCGTTATATTACAGACCGATTTTTACCAGACAAGGCTATTGATTTGGTAGATGAGGCTTGCGCTATGATCCGTACAGAGATCGATTCTCTGCCTGCGGAACTAGATGCGGCGTCGAGGAAGGTTATGCAGCTTGAAATAGAGGAGGCTGCATTGCGAAAAGAAAAAGATGAAGCGAGTCTTGAAAGGCTCAAGAACCTTCAGAAAGAGCTGCAAGAAGCTCGAGAAGAAGCGGACTCTCTTCGTGCACAGTATGAGAAAGAGAAAGAAAAAATAGGGGCCGTTCGTTCTCTTCGGGAAGAGATAGATACAGTTAAAAGAGATATAGAGAAAGCGGAGCGGGAATATGATCTGAACAAAGCGGCAGAACTGAAACATGGTCGTCTTCCTGAGCTGCAACGTCGATTAAAACAAGAGGAAGAAAGATTGGCAACAAGCCATGAAAATACCTCGTTACTTCGAGAAGAGGTAACAGAAGACGAAGTTGCCGAAATAGTAAGTCGTTGGACAGGCGTTCCTGTTACCCGCCTTATGGAGGGGGAGCGAGAGAAGCTGTTGAAGCTCGATGAGATCCTTCACCAACGGGTTGTGGGACAAGATGAGGCTGTTCAGCTCGTGGCAGATGCAGTAATGCGGGCTAGAGCCGGCATTAAAGATCCTCGCCGTCCGGTAGGTTCTTTCATCTTCTTGGGACCGACTGGTGTAGGTAAAACTGAGTTGGCCAAAACGTTGGCCGAGGCCCTGTTTGATAGCGAGGAGAACATGATTCGTATCGACATGTCGGAGTATATGGAGAAGTTCTCTGTTTCCAGACTCATTGGAGCTCCGCCTGGATATGTAGGATACGAAGAAGGAGGCCAGCTGACTGAAGCTGTGCGTCGCCGTCCCTATTCTGTCATTTTGTTCGACGAGATAGAGAAAGCTCATCAGGATGTATTTAATGTATTGCTTCAAATTCTTGATGATGGTCGGGTGACTGATAGTCGTGGACATGTAGTCGATTTCAAAAATACAGTAATTATTATGACCAGCAATATAGGAGCCCATTTCCTTCTTGAGGGAATTACGAGTGACGGACAGATAGAGGATCAGGCAAGAGAAGCTGTAATGGCAGAGTTGCGTCAGTCTTTTCGTCCAGAATTCTTGAACAGAGTCGATGATATTGTTCTTTTCAAGCCTCTTCAAAAGCATGAGATACGCCAGATCGTTAAGCTTTTGGTTCGAGAGCTTCAAAACAGATTAAAAGATCAGAGAATTGATCTCGAGCTTTCAGATGAAGCGGCAGATTATATTGTTGAAGCCGGCTACGATCCGGTTTTTGGAGCTCGTCCCTTGAAGCGTTTCATAATGAGACAGCTGGAAACTAAAATGGCTCGAGCTCTTATATCTGGAGAGGTGCGAGAAGGGAGCAAGGTGTATGTTACCGTGAAGGGCGGGGAGCTTGCTTTTCAAATGACGTCCCTCTATCCTGATTCAGAAACACAAATGTAA
- a CDS encoding dipeptidase has protein sequence MNRRKRWVVWMLFSCLLVSVSFPSWACTAVLVGKNASVDGSVINSHTADNWYDANLRVVKGQKYAPGTIMNVYINLLGEDANPPRVIGHIPQAEETYTYFHVGYSCFNEHQLSIGESTVGQKDELSAFLPDAKGILTIEQLEIIALQRTKTAREAIKLMGGLAETYGFLPSCVGQGEALTVADPNEAWIFEIRSVGFGWRPESGVPGAIWVARRVPDDEVAVIANGSIISNIDLNQPDYFMASQNYLDVAIQHGWYTPKSGHPFNWRDAYTPRSGYWSMYSPWVRERLYYLFKTLAPSKEWDPNADVSSYPFSIKPDKKISVQDVMAIQRSTLEGTPFNMEDNPAWLVPDVNGKLMKSELATPFPDRPMRALLNIPYHRPISAKTSYTFVSQSRNWLPDPVGGIIWFSMGHPHMGVYVPVYAGATFIPEGWRNFKMGRFDPSSARWVFLLAADLVNRRYQLAVRDMEQVRTSFENEWFGKQVEIEKKAVELWNSSPESAAAFLNEVTENGMKEALQKWWDLCTFLISKYMWDRFW, from the coding sequence GTGAATCGTAGGAAGAGATGGGTTGTATGGATGCTTTTTTCCTGCCTGTTGGTGTCCGTTTCTTTCCCTTCTTGGGCGTGTACCGCTGTTCTTGTAGGGAAAAATGCGAGTGTGGACGGTTCTGTGATCAATTCTCATACGGCTGATAACTGGTATGATGCAAATTTAAGAGTGGTGAAAGGTCAAAAATATGCTCCAGGAACGATAATGAACGTTTACATCAACCTTTTAGGAGAAGATGCGAATCCGCCTCGAGTGATTGGTCATATTCCTCAAGCTGAGGAAACCTACACGTATTTCCACGTAGGGTATTCTTGTTTTAATGAGCATCAACTCTCCATTGGGGAAAGCACTGTTGGGCAAAAAGATGAGTTAAGTGCCTTCCTTCCTGATGCGAAAGGAATTCTAACCATAGAACAGCTTGAGATAATAGCTCTTCAGAGGACAAAAACTGCTCGAGAGGCTATTAAGCTTATGGGGGGACTGGCTGAAACCTATGGTTTCCTCCCTTCTTGCGTGGGTCAAGGAGAGGCCCTCACTGTTGCCGATCCTAATGAGGCCTGGATTTTTGAAATTCGAAGCGTTGGCTTTGGCTGGAGACCAGAGAGTGGAGTCCCAGGGGCTATTTGGGTGGCACGGCGTGTTCCAGATGATGAGGTGGCCGTAATAGCCAATGGCAGTATTATTTCGAACATTGATTTAAATCAACCTGACTACTTTATGGCTTCACAGAATTATTTGGATGTAGCTATACAGCATGGTTGGTATACTCCCAAATCCGGACACCCCTTTAACTGGAGAGACGCATATACTCCTCGTTCAGGATATTGGTCCATGTACAGTCCTTGGGTTCGGGAACGGCTTTATTATCTTTTTAAAACGCTGGCCCCCTCCAAAGAATGGGATCCCAACGCTGATGTGTCCTCCTATCCCTTTTCTATTAAACCTGACAAAAAAATTTCAGTTCAAGATGTGATGGCAATTCAACGATCGACCCTTGAAGGGACACCTTTTAATATGGAAGATAATCCGGCTTGGCTTGTTCCAGATGTGAATGGGAAACTGATGAAAAGCGAGTTGGCCACTCCTTTCCCAGACAGGCCTATGCGGGCTCTTTTAAACATACCTTATCATCGACCAATATCAGCAAAAACGTCTTATACATTTGTTTCACAGTCTAGAAACTGGCTCCCCGATCCAGTTGGCGGTATTATCTGGTTCTCAATGGGGCATCCTCACATGGGCGTTTATGTACCTGTCTATGCTGGTGCCACTTTCATTCCTGAAGGATGGCGAAATTTCAAGATGGGGCGTTTTGACCCATCCTCTGCTCGATGGGTGTTCCTTCTCGCCGCCGATCTGGTAAATCGACGCTATCAATTGGCAGTTCGTGATATGGAGCAGGTCCGCACGTCCTTTGAGAATGAGTGGTTTGGAAAGCAAGTGGAGATCGAGAAAAAAGCTGTAGAATTGTGGAATTCGTCACCAGAATCAGCTGCTGCTTTTTTGAACGAAGTTACAGAGAATGGGATGAAAGAGGCCTTGCAAAAATGGTGGGATCTGTGTACTTTTCTCATCTCTAAGTATATGTGGGATAGGTTTTGGTGA